One genomic segment of Peribacillus sp. FSL H8-0477 includes these proteins:
- a CDS encoding MFS transporter — MEKGAKGVFYGWYVVLCGFFIMFAAYSIINSLHSLFMVSVTEDLGISRTTFSIALSISGLGVAVASPFMGRLLAKGNMRLIMSICVVAAGVGFMSYSLASSALYFCIVGFMIGICVAGFSNIPISIMVTNWFYEKKGKAMGFAFAGSGLGAAVLSPVLTTIITNYGWRTAYVIAGVLLIVLTLPFVLLFAKKSPSEKGLVPLGADKIEVTESIETEKSGLTMGEAKKTVMFWVFVLGVVCFALVAGGVQMHIPAYLIDIGHPAIFAGTIFGLLSLANTVGKLILGAVLDKFGTAGGAIYVGICMTIAMISLLLAKGQAFAYLFAIAFGFSVVISTIGPPFMTNDIFGSKDFGAIFGIVQVFFVAAGSSGVIVSGLIYDLTDSYRVAWLFFLGLFIFSMICVLMANSMKGKTKAKFKVEPNQKIV; from the coding sequence ATGGAAAAAGGAGCTAAAGGCGTATTTTATGGTTGGTATGTTGTCTTATGTGGCTTCTTTATAATGTTTGCCGCATACTCTATCATAAATTCCTTACACAGCTTATTTATGGTTTCAGTTACTGAAGATTTAGGGATAAGCAGGACCACATTTTCCATTGCCCTCTCCATCTCTGGTCTAGGCGTGGCAGTAGCTTCCCCGTTCATGGGAAGACTTCTGGCAAAAGGGAATATGAGGCTGATTATGTCCATTTGTGTAGTAGCGGCAGGAGTGGGATTTATGTCGTACTCATTAGCCAGTTCAGCTTTATACTTTTGTATTGTCGGATTTATGATTGGGATCTGTGTAGCCGGTTTTTCAAATATCCCTATTTCCATTATGGTAACGAATTGGTTTTATGAGAAAAAGGGGAAGGCGATGGGTTTTGCCTTTGCTGGATCAGGATTAGGGGCTGCCGTACTTAGTCCAGTCCTAACTACAATTATCACAAACTATGGTTGGAGAACGGCTTATGTTATAGCAGGGGTTCTTCTTATTGTCTTAACACTCCCATTTGTTTTACTTTTTGCCAAGAAAAGCCCTTCTGAAAAAGGACTCGTTCCACTTGGTGCTGATAAAATAGAGGTAACTGAGAGCATAGAGACAGAAAAGAGCGGCTTAACGATGGGTGAAGCAAAGAAGACCGTTATGTTTTGGGTTTTTGTATTAGGTGTCGTTTGTTTTGCTTTAGTAGCAGGAGGCGTACAGATGCATATACCCGCCTATTTAATAGACATTGGTCATCCCGCCATTTTTGCTGGTACGATTTTTGGTCTCCTTTCCCTTGCAAACACAGTGGGGAAATTAATATTAGGTGCTGTATTGGATAAATTCGGAACTGCTGGAGGAGCAATCTACGTAGGAATATGTATGACGATTGCTATGATATCCCTTCTGTTGGCAAAAGGACAAGCATTCGCTTATCTATTTGCTATTGCATTTGGATTCAGTGTGGTCATATCGACAATAGGCCCGCCATTTATGACAAATGATATCTTTGGAAGCAAAGATTTCGGTGCCATTTTTGGGATTGTACAAGTTTTCTTTGTAGCAGCAGGCTCATCAGGTGTCATTGTTTCTGGGTTAATCTATGATCTCACTGATAGCTACCGTGTCGCTTGGCTCTTCTTTCTTGGCCTATTTATCTTCAGCATGATATGTGTACTCATGGCAAATAGCATGAAAGGGAAAACGAAAGCTAAATTTAAGGTGGAGCCAAATCAAAAAATCGTTTAA
- a CDS encoding DUF2829 domain-containing protein: protein MPFEDILPRLKNGEKIIRKGWGGAELYVKYVPATTIEETPLNPYLVINVTGEGYTIFTPTICDILAEDWEIVQ from the coding sequence ATGCCGTTTGAGGATATTTTACCGCGTTTAAAAAATGGAGAGAAAATTATACGTAAAGGTTGGGGCGGGGCGGAGCTGTATGTGAAATATGTTCCAGCAACGACAATTGAAGAGACACCGCTGAATCCTTACCTCGTTATTAATGTTACGGGTGAAGGGTACACAATATTCACTCCAACCATTTGCGATATATTAGCAGAGGATTGGGAAATTGTACAATAA
- a CDS encoding 3-oxoacyl-ACP reductase, giving the protein MKFEEFKNKTIFITGAASGIGQAQAAAFLANGAHVIGLDLQESTITHEFYTHYIGSVTDSELIKNIIGEKTIDILCNTAGILDNYAKSLDTDEALWDQIFSVNIKGIYIVTNAVLPNMLARKKGIIINMTSIAGLVSGGGGAAYTASKHAVIGYTKQLSYDYCTEGIRVNALAPGAIQTPMNAADFEGAGEMAKWVENNTPARRWAMPEEVANVTLFIASNAADYMHATVIPIDGGWMNK; this is encoded by the coding sequence ATGAAATTTGAAGAGTTTAAGAATAAAACAATCTTTATTACGGGTGCTGCATCCGGCATTGGTCAGGCACAAGCGGCAGCTTTTTTAGCTAACGGTGCACATGTAATTGGATTAGATCTACAAGAGTCGACAATTACTCACGAATTTTATACGCATTACATAGGCAGTGTTACAGACTCAGAGCTGATAAAGAATATTATTGGTGAGAAAACTATAGACATTTTATGTAATACGGCGGGTATCCTTGACAACTATGCTAAATCGTTAGATACCGACGAGGCGCTATGGGATCAAATATTTAGTGTCAATATTAAAGGTATATATATCGTTACGAACGCAGTTCTACCAAATATGCTTGCTCGAAAAAAAGGGATCATCATCAATATGACTTCAATTGCGGGACTGGTTTCAGGAGGCGGCGGTGCAGCTTACACGGCTTCAAAGCATGCGGTCATTGGTTATACAAAGCAACTTTCTTATGATTATTGCACGGAAGGTATTCGTGTGAATGCGTTAGCGCCTGGTGCCATTCAAACGCCGATGAATGCAGCAGATTTTGAAGGTGCAGGCGAGATGGCTAAGTGGGTTGAAAATAACACACCTGCGCGGAGATGGGCGATGCCAGAAGAAGTTGCAAATGTTACATTATTTATAGCTAGTAATGCGGCTGACTATATGCACGCAACGGTAATACCAATTGATGGTGGATGGATGAATAAATAG
- a CDS encoding QueT transporter family protein, translated as MENTIASSRSHVSDLTKTALVAALYVVVTVILAVISFGAVQLRLSEMFNYLALFNKRYVYAVTLGVVLANFYSPTWIIDVPLGGIATLLVLLLCRALTKNIQSIALKIVITGILFTVSMVTVAGQLTIVLGLPFWPTYALVAIGEAFSMAVGGITIYMLNKKINFSK; from the coding sequence ATGGAAAATACGATTGCTTCGTCACGCTCGCATGTTAGCGACTTGACGAAAACAGCATTGGTCGCAGCTCTTTACGTAGTGGTAACGGTGATTTTAGCGGTTATTAGCTTCGGTGCAGTACAGCTGCGCTTATCCGAAATGTTTAACTACCTTGCACTTTTCAACAAACGCTATGTATATGCTGTGACACTAGGTGTTGTGCTTGCGAATTTTTACTCGCCAACATGGATAATTGACGTGCCGCTTGGAGGAATCGCAACATTACTTGTCCTCTTACTTTGTCGAGCACTAACGAAAAATATTCAAAGCATCGCATTAAAAATCGTCATAACGGGGATCCTTTTCACTGTTTCGATGGTTACAGTGGCAGGTCAACTAACTATTGTTCTCGGATTACCTTTTTGGCCTACATACGCCTTAGTTGCAATCGGTGAAGCTTTCTCGATGGCAGTAGGAGGTATAACCATATACATGTTAAATAAAAAAATTAATTTCTCAAAATAA
- a CDS encoding DUF2075 domain-containing protein, with protein MSTVEIVSYQFDQTILNQINNEEQFLNYPVIYILNGNKEAYIGETVIFKNRMKAHIKNKDRKNLDQINLIKHEEFNRSATFHLETKLINYFIGDEKYTLQNKSKTVNDFTHNYYNKPFYDQKLFTEIWSELYAQKLVNNELHTIENKDIFKLSPFKELSIEQIDLKEKVLEFCEGQVVKDHNEYGSLYVIEGEAGVGKSVVLSSIFNTIQTQSTEQFSNLYGTENYLVVNHEEMYKTYKSIAKQVKHLKGKNFAKPTSLINQLQKAKKKADIIFVDEAHLLLTRPDTYNNFYGQNQLEELLKLAKVVVIIFDQDQVLKLKSLWGDSTLKKLEKISAYYDRYKLTNQFRMQANDEIINWINQFKQKQLKPLPKDENYEFKVFASLKDMHEAIKQRNKEFGLSRVVSTFDFLHKKDKEIYYVSEANGDYKIPWNTTDSKYTWAENTETVEEAGSIYTIQGFDLNYVGVLLGPSVQYDAVNDCLLIDTTLYKDIGAYTGMDGTKNVNEAKERIVLNSINILMKRGIKGLYIYATDEALRNKLVEYQSKA; from the coding sequence TTGAGTACAGTAGAAATCGTATCCTATCAATTTGATCAAACAATCTTAAATCAAATTAATAATGAAGAACAATTTTTAAACTACCCGGTCATTTATATTTTAAATGGAAATAAAGAGGCTTATATAGGTGAAACTGTTATTTTTAAAAATCGAATGAAAGCACATATTAAGAATAAGGATCGGAAAAATTTAGATCAAATTAATTTAATCAAGCATGAGGAATTTAATCGTTCAGCAACCTTTCATTTAGAAACGAAGCTCATCAATTATTTTATTGGTGATGAAAAATATACCTTACAAAATAAAAGCAAAACAGTGAACGATTTTACCCATAATTATTATAACAAACCATTTTATGACCAGAAGCTATTTACAGAGATATGGTCGGAATTATATGCGCAAAAGTTAGTAAATAACGAGCTTCATACAATAGAAAATAAAGATATATTCAAGCTTTCACCATTTAAAGAACTCTCGATCGAACAAATTGATTTAAAAGAAAAAGTATTAGAGTTTTGTGAAGGGCAAGTAGTAAAAGATCATAATGAATACGGAAGCTTATATGTAATTGAAGGTGAAGCAGGAGTAGGGAAAAGTGTTGTGTTAAGCTCTATATTTAATACAATCCAAACACAATCAACAGAGCAATTTTCAAATTTATATGGTACAGAAAACTACTTAGTTGTGAACCATGAGGAAATGTACAAAACATATAAGAGTATTGCGAAGCAAGTAAAACATTTAAAAGGGAAGAATTTTGCAAAGCCTACTTCACTTATCAATCAGCTTCAAAAAGCCAAGAAAAAGGCTGATATCATTTTTGTAGATGAAGCACATTTACTATTAACAAGGCCTGATACCTATAATAACTTCTATGGACAAAACCAATTGGAGGAGCTACTAAAATTAGCAAAGGTAGTTGTCATTATCTTTGACCAAGACCAGGTCTTAAAATTGAAAAGTCTTTGGGGAGATTCCACATTAAAGAAACTTGAAAAGATAAGCGCATACTACGATCGATACAAACTCACAAATCAGTTCCGTATGCAGGCAAATGATGAGATTATTAACTGGATAAATCAATTTAAACAGAAACAGTTGAAGCCACTACCGAAAGATGAAAACTATGAATTTAAGGTGTTTGCATCATTAAAAGACATGCACGAGGCCATTAAGCAAAGAAATAAAGAATTTGGTCTAAGCAGAGTTGTATCGACATTTGATTTTCTACATAAAAAAGACAAGGAAATCTACTATGTTAGTGAAGCTAATGGCGATTATAAAATACCTTGGAACACCACTGATAGCAAGTATACATGGGCAGAAAATACGGAGACAGTTGAGGAGGCAGGATCTATTTACACGATTCAAGGGTTTGATTTAAACTATGTAGGTGTTTTGTTAGGACCGTCTGTTCAATATGACGCAGTCAATGATTGCCTATTGATTGATACAACGTTATATAAGGACATTGGTGCATACACAGGAATGGATGGAACTAAAAATGTAAATGAAGCTAAAGAACGAATCGTACTTAATTCCATCAATATTTTAATGAAAAGGGGAATTAAAGGGCTTTATATTTATGCGACCGATGAAGCATTACGAAACAAATTAGTAGAATATCAATCAAAAGCTTGA
- a CDS encoding class I SAM-dependent methyltransferase gives MSSIFPKWYDFFMGPLEKGKFKTVRKELLQRADGSVLEIGSGTGVNFPYYHHSVTTVTAIEPSQHMIDRSRKKREMSVVPIQIIKDSAERLPFDDHTFDTVVATLVLCTIPNPETALQEMKRVCKPEGKILIFEHVKMKNVVLANLQECLTPLWKKVCDGCCLNRDTLQMINENGMEIVHKKTFYNGLFIQVEVGIKEGQHRSQTDIFV, from the coding sequence ATGAGTAGTATATTTCCAAAATGGTATGATTTTTTTATGGGCCCTTTGGAAAAAGGGAAATTTAAAACGGTTCGAAAAGAACTGCTTCAACGGGCTGATGGTTCAGTTCTTGAAATAGGTTCAGGTACTGGAGTGAATTTTCCTTATTATCATCATTCGGTTACAACAGTTACTGCCATTGAACCTAGTCAACATATGATTGACCGTTCTAGAAAGAAAAGAGAAATGTCTGTAGTGCCTATCCAAATTATCAAGGATAGTGCTGAGCGATTGCCTTTTGATGATCATACGTTTGATACGGTGGTGGCTACGTTAGTACTCTGCACGATCCCCAATCCGGAAACGGCTTTACAAGAAATGAAAAGAGTCTGTAAACCGGAAGGCAAGATTCTAATATTTGAACACGTTAAAATGAAAAATGTTGTTCTTGCTAACTTACAGGAGTGCCTTACGCCTTTATGGAAAAAAGTATGTGATGGCTGCTGTTTAAATCGAGATACATTACAGATGATAAACGAGAACGGAATGGAAATAGTACATAAAAAAACTTTTTACAATGGGCTCTTTATTCAAGTAGAAGTAGGGATAAAAGAAGGGCAACATCGGTCCCAAACTGACATATTTGTGTAG
- a CDS encoding serine/threonine protein kinase, with amino-acid sequence MKNDWEIAMESISKITVFSNPNNESVTISGETDNMKCIGMGTDAAVFQSPYAPAFAFKKYAKDKVFKVKIEASVYDRLGDSPFFPKCFASYDDYLVLSYEEGKTLCDCLLQGIHIPKQIINDVEEARAYIQKKGLNPRDIHLKNILLQNGRAIVLDVSEYTKPGNDFRWEMLKKGHTQYYHLIDGQPVPFWLVEKVRKWYNQQKKMTGVLDE; translated from the coding sequence ATGAAAAATGACTGGGAGATAGCTATGGAGTCTATTTCCAAAATTACTGTTTTTTCAAATCCAAATAACGAGTCTGTAACCATAAGCGGTGAAACGGATAATATGAAGTGTATTGGGATGGGAACAGATGCGGCTGTTTTTCAATCTCCTTATGCCCCAGCTTTTGCATTTAAAAAATATGCTAAAGATAAAGTATTCAAAGTCAAAATTGAAGCAAGTGTTTATGATAGATTGGGAGACTCGCCTTTTTTCCCGAAATGTTTTGCATCATACGACGATTATTTGGTTTTAAGCTACGAAGAAGGAAAAACACTCTGTGACTGCCTTTTACAAGGTATTCACATTCCAAAACAGATTATAAATGACGTAGAGGAAGCAAGAGCGTACATTCAAAAAAAGGGACTTAACCCACGTGATATCCATTTGAAAAACATCCTACTCCAAAATGGAAGAGCAATAGTCCTTGATGTTTCTGAGTACACCAAGCCAGGGAACGATTTTCGTTGGGAGATGCTTAAAAAAGGTCATACACAATATTACCATTTAATAGATGGACAGCCTGTGCCCTTTTGGTTAGTGGAAAAGGTTCGGAAATGGTATAACCAGCAGAAAAAAATGACTGGCGTTCTTGATGAATAG
- a CDS encoding GNAT family N-acetyltransferase — MIVELDKSEFRKCRGLLHPEGQLEAAAIVEGMNPGRIFVDDRLQPETGLIWLGNNDGFLFIGNEDNESFNTYINHFIDSIITQEAKKVHLDCFEAIGNHNKWNEIIEEVFEHRCLGTWNQRIYLLITEKYRSNCEPILKEGYEVVKIDETLVENKGTINLDFLHAKILEFWSSPEKFLEEGCGYCVVYRHEVVSICFSGFVAGRVHGIAIETVEAHQGEKLAQKIAHQFVKDCLQNNQLPYWDCMESNKPSIAIAEKVGFEKMATYVGYEFPL; from the coding sequence ATGATTGTTGAGTTGGATAAAAGTGAATTTAGAAAATGCAGAGGGTTGCTTCATCCAGAGGGGCAATTAGAAGCAGCAGCCATAGTTGAAGGAATGAACCCTGGAAGGATATTTGTAGATGATCGGCTGCAGCCTGAAACTGGACTAATATGGTTAGGGAATAATGATGGCTTCCTTTTTATTGGAAATGAGGATAATGAGAGCTTTAATACTTATATCAATCATTTCATTGATTCTATCATCACTCAAGAGGCAAAAAAAGTTCATTTGGATTGTTTTGAAGCTATTGGGAATCACAATAAGTGGAATGAAATAATCGAAGAAGTATTTGAACATCGCTGTTTAGGGACTTGGAACCAAAGAATTTATTTGTTGATAACAGAAAAGTATAGAAGTAACTGTGAGCCAATACTTAAAGAAGGATATGAAGTAGTAAAAATAGACGAAACTTTAGTTGAAAATAAAGGTACAATCAATCTTGATTTTTTACATGCAAAGATCCTTGAGTTTTGGTCCTCACCTGAAAAATTTTTAGAGGAAGGATGCGGCTACTGCGTTGTTTACAGACATGAAGTGGTTAGTATTTGTTTCTCTGGATTTGTGGCGGGGAGAGTTCATGGGATCGCTATAGAAACAGTAGAAGCGCACCAAGGGGAAAAATTAGCTCAAAAGATTGCTCATCAGTTTGTTAAAGACTGTTTGCAGAATAACCAGCTTCCATATTGGGACTGTATGGAAAGTAATAAGCCTTCAATTGCCATTGCAGAAAAGGTAGGATTTGAGAAAATGGCTACGTATGTAGGGTATGAATTCCCTTTATGA
- a CDS encoding FusB/FusC family EF-G-binding protein — MNERFIKNEQLNFIKKQVAWIKDSTKQHLPADVLTSVYEISNDKILNCVPNMTEEQKSRLDFSTFKTVEAYDQALEKLKDYVLPFPTITDQQLKKLFPKSKKLKLPDLSTVDLTSTTYLSWMDSRSNKKYIIYELDEQVVGIECSFSPSSKKNICSICHCHGEVTHFSTITKARKLNNPDYYKSIGNLICADSSECNKKITDVSYLEEFLRESLRK, encoded by the coding sequence ATGAACGAGAGATTTATTAAAAATGAGCAGCTTAACTTTATCAAGAAACAAGTTGCTTGGATTAAAGATAGTACTAAACAGCATTTACCTGCTGATGTGTTAACCTCCGTTTATGAGATTTCAAATGATAAAATCCTCAATTGTGTTCCCAACATGACAGAAGAGCAAAAAAGTAGATTGGATTTTTCTACTTTTAAAACAGTTGAAGCATACGATCAAGCTCTAGAGAAACTGAAGGACTATGTTCTTCCTTTCCCAACCATTACCGACCAACAACTTAAAAAGCTATTTCCAAAAAGTAAAAAATTAAAACTTCCTGATTTATCTACTGTAGACTTAACAAGCACAACTTATTTAAGCTGGATGGATAGCAGGTCAAATAAAAAGTATATAATTTATGAGCTAGATGAACAGGTTGTCGGTATTGAATGTTCCTTTTCTCCATCATCAAAGAAAAATATTTGCTCCATTTGCCATTGCCACGGAGAAGTCACTCATTTTTCTACCATAACAAAAGCGAGAAAGCTAAATAACCCAGATTATTATAAGTCTATCGGTAATCTTATTTGTGCAGATAGCAGCGAATGTAATAAGAAAATTACAGATGTTTCGTATTTAGAGGAATTCTTAAGAGAGTCTCTTCGTAAATAG